The Diaminobutyricimonas aerilata nucleotide sequence CGAAGACGGGCGGATCTCGAACTTCCGTCTCGCGGGAGACTTCTTCCTCGAGCCCGACAGCGCCCTGGAGGCGATCGACCGGGCCGTGAACGGGCTCGCCGCCGACTCCGACGCGAAGACCATCGCGGATGCGGTGCGCCGGTCGCTGCCGGAGGGCGCGCAACTGCTCGGCTTCAGCCCCGAAGCGGTTGCGACGACCGTGCGCCGCGCGCTCGCCCGCGCATCCAGCTGGACCGACTACGACTGGCAACTCGTGCACGGGGCCGCCTATCCGCCCGTGCTGCAGATGGCGCTCGACCAGGTGCTCGCGGAGGAGGTGGGCGCCGGCCGGCGCCAGCCGACCCTGCGCATCTGGGAGTGGGAGCAGCCGGGTGTCGTCATCGGCAGCTTCCAGTCGGTGAAGAACGAGGTCGACCTCGACAACGCCGCCAAGTACGGCATGGACGTCGTGCGCCGGGTGAGCGGCGGCGGAGCCATGTTCATGGAGGCCGGCTCCGTGATCACCTACTCGATCTACGCGCCGAGCGAGCTCGTGCAGGGCATGAGCTTCGCCGACTCGTACGCGTTCCTCGACGAGTGGGTGATCGTCGCGCTGAAGTCGCTCGGGATCGACGCGTTCTACCAGCCGCTCAACGACATCACGAGCGCCAAGGGCAAGATCGGCGGTGCCGCGCAGAAGCGACTCGGCAGCGGTGCCGTGCTGCACCACGTGACGATGAGCTACGACATGAACGGCGAGCGGATGACCGAGGTGCTGCGCATCGGTCGCGAGAAGCTCTCCGACAAGGGCACGACTTCGGCCGCGAAGCGGGTGGACCCGCTGCGCAGCCAGACCGGACTGCCGCGCGCCGAGATCATCCAGAAGATGATCGGCACCTTCCGGGGGCTGTATGGCGCGACCGACGGCGACATCACGCCGGAGGAGCTCGCCCGCGCGGAGCAGCTCGTGCGCGAGAAGTTCGCGACGCCGGAGTGGCTCTACCGCGTGCCGTGAGCGACACCCCGGTACGGTCACGCGCGCCGCGGGATCATCCCTCAGGTTGATCCCCACCGCCGGGTCGCCGCTTAGGCTCGTAGTCATGGATTGGTTGATCTTCGCCGGCATCGCCGTCGCGGTCGTCGCCCTCGGGGCGCTCGCCCAGCGGATGGGCTGGATCGACCTCTCCGACAAGGGCACCCGCCGCGGCGGGGGCACGAGCCCGATGGTGATCGGCGACGAGGTGTTCCACCCGGCGCGCTACGAGTCGCAG carries:
- a CDS encoding lipoate--protein ligase family protein: MHGEYKVPGGKLVVVDLDVEDGRISNFRLAGDFFLEPDSALEAIDRAVNGLAADSDAKTIADAVRRSLPEGAQLLGFSPEAVATTVRRALARASSWTDYDWQLVHGAAYPPVLQMALDQVLAEEVGAGRRQPTLRIWEWEQPGVVIGSFQSVKNEVDLDNAAKYGMDVVRRVSGGGAMFMEAGSVITYSIYAPSELVQGMSFADSYAFLDEWVIVALKSLGIDAFYQPLNDITSAKGKIGGAAQKRLGSGAVLHHVTMSYDMNGERMTEVLRIGREKLSDKGTTSAAKRVDPLRSQTGLPRAEIIQKMIGTFRGLYGATDGDITPEELARAEQLVREKFATPEWLYRVP